In Arachis hypogaea cultivar Tifrunner chromosome 17, arahy.Tifrunner.gnm2.J5K5, whole genome shotgun sequence, a single window of DNA contains:
- the LOC112767334 gene encoding L-type lectin-domain containing receptor kinase VIII.1 has translation MSLLSFFTFFIFLFFTPTLASTEFDFGTLTLSSLKLLGDAHLNNGTVSLTRDLPVPNSGSGRALYSRPVRFRQPGNHSPASFRTFFSFSVTNLNPSSIGGGLAFVLTPDDDSLGDAGGSLGLAAAATKFVAVEFDTLMDAEFKDINGNHVGVDLNSMVSAKVFDLGFINVDLKSGDTVNAWIEFDGSTTVLTVWVSYSNLKPKDPILTMNLDADRYFNDFMYVGFSGSTQGSTEIHSVEWWSFSSFFPSSSAGAAAPPPPAVTLMNPGANSAGSSSSLSPPPSIAPSVAQKESKSSSCHNGLCKENLGAVAGVVTAGAFVLALFAGALIWVYSKKFKRVKKLDTLGSEIIKMPKQFSYKELKAATKCFNANRIIGHGAFGTVYKGVMPENGEIVAVKRCSHSSQGKNEFLSELSIIGTLRHRNLVRLQGWCHEKGEILLVYDLMPNGSLDKALFEARMPLPWSHRRKILLGVASALAYLHQECENQVIHRDIKTSNIMLDEGFNARLGDFGLARQTEHDKSPDATVAAGTMGYLAPEYLLTGKATEKTDVFSYGAVVLEVASGRRPIEKDATGAGKGGVSSNLVEWVWTLHREGRLLMAADPRLENEFDEAEMRRVLMVGLACSNSDPLARPSMRSVVQMLVGDAEVPIVPTTKPNTGLSTSHSQLLLSLQDSVSDIDGIITISTSTSENSFSGIDIV, from the coding sequence ATGTCGCTTCTTTCCTTCTTCACATTCTTCATCTTTTTGTTCTTCACACCCACTCTTGCTTCCACCGAGTTTGACTTTGGAACCTTAACGCTCAGTTCTCTCAAGCTCCTCGGCGACGCTCACTTGAACAACGGAACCGTCAGCCTCACGCGCGACCTTCCCGTCCCCAACTCCGGCTCCGGCAGAGCCTTATATTCTCGTCCGGTCAGATTCCGCCAACCGGGAAACCATTCTCCGGCCAGCTTCCGAACCTTcttctcattttctgtaaccaatctcaacccttcatcaattggcgGCGGCCTCGCATTTGTCCTCACGCCGGACGACGACTCCCTCGGCGACGCCGGCGGAAGTCTCGGCCTTGCCGCCGCCGCCACGAAGTTCGTCGCCGTTGAATTCGACACGTTAATGGACGCTGAGTTCAAGGACATTAACGGTAACCACGTCGGCGTGGACTTAAATAGCATGGTTTCGGCGAAGGTTTTCGACTTGGGATTCATCAATGTCGATCTCAAAAGCGGTGACACGGTGAACGCGTGGATCGAGTTCGATGGATCAACAACGGTTTTAACGGTGTGGGTCTCGTACTCGAATCTGAAACCGAAAGACCCCATTTTGACAATGAATCTTGACGCCGATAGATACTTCAACGATTTTATGTATGTAGGGTTTTCTGGTTCTACACAAGGAAGCACCGAGATTCACAGTGTTGAATGGTGGAGCTTTAGCTCTTTCTTTCCGTCGTCTTCGGCGGGGGCGGCGGCGCCGCCACCGCCGGCGGTTACTCTGATGAACCCGGGGGCTAATTCAGCTGGTTCTTCGTCGTCGTTGTCGCCACCGCCATCAATTGCGCCTTCAGTGGCACAAAAGGAGAGTAAGTCGTCTTCTTGCCACAATGGTTTGTGTAAAGAAAATTTGGGTGCGGTTGCCGGTGTTGTTACTGCTGGTGCTTTTGTTCTTGCTTTATTTGCTGGTGCTTTGATTTGGGTTTATTCTAAGAAATTCAAGCGTGTTAAGAAATTGGATACACTTGGTTCTGAGATTATTAAGATGCCTAAGCAGTTTAGTTATAAGGAGTTGAAGGCTGCTACTAAGTGTTTCAATGCTAATAGGATCATTGGTCATGGTGCTTTTGGTACTGTGTATAAAGGTGTTATGCCTGAGAATGGAGAAATTGTTGCGGTGAAGAGGTGTAGCCACAGTAGTCAAGGTAAGAATGAGTTCTTGTCTGAGTTGTCCATAATTGGAACCCTTCGGCACCGGAATCTTGTTAGGCTTCAGGGTTGGTGTCACGAGAAAGGCGAGATTTTGTTGGTGTATGACTTGATGCCTAATGGGAGTTTGGATAAGGCTTTGTTCGAGGCCCGGATGCCTCTGCCTTGGTCTCACCGGAGAAAGATTTTGTTGGGGGTGGCATCCGCATTGGCATACTTGCATCAAGAGTGTGAGAATCAGGTTATTCATAGGGATATTAAGACTAGTAACATAATGTTGGATGAAGGGTTTAATGCCAGGTTGGGGGATTTTGGTTTGGCAAGGCAAACTGAGCATGATAAGTCTCCGGATGCCACAGTGGCAGCCGGAACAATGGGGTACCTGGCGCCCGAGTATCTCCTTACTGGCAAAGCTACTGAGAAGACTGATGTGTTTAGTTACGGGGCGGTGGTCCTTGAGGTTGCTAGTGGGAGAAGACCAATAGAGAAAGATGCTACTGGGGCTGGAAAAGGCGGTGTTAGTAGCAATTTGGTAGAATGGGTTTGGACTTTGCATAGGGAAGGGAGGTTGCTAATGGCGGCTGATCCGAGACTCGAGAACGAATTCGACGAAGCAGAGATGAGGAGGGTGCTGATGGTTGGGCTAGCTTGCTCAAACTCGGACCCGTTGGCTCGGCCTTCGATGAGGAGTGTGGTTCAGATGCTGGTTGGTGATGCTGAAGTTCCTATTGTCCCAACAACAAAACCAAATACAGGTTTAAGTACCTCGCACTCTCAACTCTTATTGAGCTTGCAAGATAGTGTATCTGACATTGACGGAATAATCACCATTTCTACCTCAACTTCAGAGAACAGCTTCAGTGGTATAGATATAGTCTGA
- the LOC112765657 gene encoding transcription termination factor MTEF1, chloroplastic, whose product MTPATVAAALRSSLSTISSDKPSPSTSTNNHVLLKPKLSLIHNNNHHHPPLINPKLSLQFKEKILCLEIMGIDAGKALSQNPNLRTATMESIQSIISFLQSKGIHQKDLQRIFGMCPKILTSDIKKDLNPVFDFLLQDLRVPDHSFRRIVNKNPRLLTSSVMEQLKPALFYLKRLGFRDMAALAFQDSVLLVSNVERTLIPKLKYLESLGFSKDEARNMVLRCPALFTFSIENNFRPKFEYFATQMSRELKELKEFPHYFGFSLENRIKPRHMEAVKAGVNLPLSVMLKSTDEEFRELTGQNMR is encoded by the coding sequence ATGACCCCAGCAACAGTAGCAGCAGCTTTACGCTCTTCCCTCTCCACCATCTCCTCCGACAAACCATCACCATCAACATCGACCAACAACCATGTTCTGCTCAAACCCAAGCTAAGCCTCATCCAtaacaacaaccaccaccaccccccACTAATTAACCCAAAGCTCTCCCTCCAATTCAAAGAGAAGATCCTCTGCCTTGAGATAATGGGCATTGATGCAGGGAAAGCACTCTCCCAGAACCCTAACCTCCGTACAGCCACCATGGAATCCATTCAGTCCATAATCTCCTTCCTTCAATCCAAAGGCATCCACCAAAAAGACTTGCAAAGAATCTTTGGCATGTGTCCCAAGATCCTCACCTCTGACATCAAGAAAGATCTCAACCCAGTCTTTGATTTCCTCTTACAAGACCTCAGAGTCCCGGATCACAGCTTCAGGAGAATTGTCAACAAGAACCCAAGGTTGCTTACCTCAAGTGTTATGGAACAGCTCAAACCAGCACTGTTCTACCTCAAGAGGCTTGGCTTCAGGGACATGGCAGCCTTGGCTTTTCAAGATTCTGTTCTTTTGGTTTCCAATGTGGAGAGGACACTAATTCCTAAGCTCAAGTATTTGGAGAGTTTGGGGTTTTCAAAAGATGAGGCTAGAAACATGGTTTTGAGGTGTCCAGCGTTGTTTACTTTCAGTATTGAGAATAACTTTCGGCCAAAGTTTGAGTACTTTGCTACACAAATGAGTAGGGAATTAAAGGAATTGAAAGAGTTTCCTCATTACTTTGGGTTTAGTTTGGAGAATAGAATAAAGCCTAGGCACATGGAAGCTGTAAAAGCTGGGGTTAATTTGCCTTTGTCAGTTATGCTTAAAAGCACTGATGAAGAATTTAGGGAGCTAACAGGTCAGAATATGAGATGA